From the Phyllobacterium sp. T1293 genome, the window CGGTGCGAAGGGTGAAAGCGCCAAGAGCGCTTTTGCCGCCGTCGGCGGCGTTCCATCCATTCTGGAAGGTCTTGTCGATTTTACCCGTGAGATTTCAGTCATTGCGGCGCGTGACGAGGCAGGCAATATCCGCATTTATGACATTGCGGAGAATGTGCATAGGGACGGTATTCTGGCGACCTCAACGGTGCCTGTCTCCGTATCCTCAACGATAGCGGGAACCGCTGCCGATTCGGCGCGCAAGCTGCTGGAGGCGCTCAATTATGTCGGCGTTCTCGGCATGGAATTCTTCGTGCTGGCCAATGGAACGCTGCTCGCCAATGAATTTGCGCCGCGTGTGCATAATTCCGGCCACTGGACTGAAGCTGCCTGTGCGGTCTCGCAATTCGAGCAGCATATCCGCGCAGTTGCCGGGCTGCCGCTTGGTGATACGCGGCGTCATTCCGATTGCGTGATGGAAAATCTTATCGGTGATGATGTGGAGAAATTACCGGCGATTCTTGCTGAAAGTGGCGCTGTGGTTCATCTCTATGGCAAGGCTGAAGCGCGCCCGGGCCGCAAGATGGGCCACGTCACACGCATCACAAAGCGGCTGTAACGGCAAATAAATTTGCTCCTGACCCATGAATCGCCATATGAATCATGAGTCGGGAGTTGACAATCGGGGCATTCCTTGGCTATTTCCCCGCAACGTGTTTCCGGCGCGCTTATGAGGCGCGCTTTATTATTGGTGCCCGGTTTCGGGCGTAAAGATACCGGTGCTGAAATGAAGATCAAGAATTCGCTTAAGGCTCTCAAAGGCCGTCATCGTGACAATCAGCTGGTGCGCCGCAAGGGCCGCATCTACATCATCAACAAGACTGCTCCGCGTTTCAAAGCGCGCCAGGGCTGATTTACCGTTTCACGGTTATTTGCATTTGACGTTTCGCTGATACGGATTACGATCCTGATCATGCGGAACGTTTTTGCTATTCTGGTTAGCTCTTTTCTTGTGATGCCGTCAGCGGCTGCGCTGGCGCAGGACAAATCCGGGACAGATATCCCTGCGGCTGCGCCGCAAACACTCCCCTCTGCGGCAGCGCCACAGGTCGCTTCGCTGCCTGACAAGACCCTGGCAGAAAAACGGGCCGACCGCCTCAATGAGTTGTTTTCCGCCTTGAAGCGCGAACGCAACGAGGTGAAGGCCACCCGTATCGCCGAGCAGATACAGACCCAATGGCAGAACTCCGGCAGTGCAAGCATTGATCTGATGATGCAATGGGCCGCTGGTGCCATGGCCGAAAAGAAATATTCGGTTGCGCTGGATTTCCTCGATCAGGTCACGGTGATGAAGCCGGACTTTGCCGAAGGCTGGAACCGGCGCGCCACGGTCAATTTCCTGATGAATGATTATGGGCGGTCCATGGCCGATATCCAGAAGACGCTGTCGCTGGAGCCGCGCCATTTTGGCGCTCTGGCCGGGCTTGCTGCCATTCTGAAGGATACGGGGAAGAAGGAAGCCGCCCTGCATGCTTTCGAGCAGGTTCTCAGCGTTTACCCCATGATGCGCGAGGCGCAGAAACAGGCGGGCGAACTGGCTGACGATCTGGCGGGTCAGCGCACCTAGTTTTTCTCAGCCGTATAAGCAGGAAATTCGTTTGAAAAATTGTATCGGGCTGGCGGTGGCGACTGCCAGCCCGATACGCAAGTCTTAGATACCGGTCAGACCGTCCGAGCCGATATAGGCGATACGCAGCATATTGGTTGAGCCTGGGGTGCGCAGCGGCACACCGGCTGAAATGATGATGCGGTCGCCCGGATTGCCGAACTCTTCCTGATAAGCGATATGGCAGGCGCGATCGACCATATCGTCAAGATCGGTCGCATCTTCGGTCACAACGCAGTGCAGGCCCCAGACGAGCGAGAGCTTGCGCGCTGTCTCGACAACCGGCGACAGGGCGATGATCGGCAGCAATGGCCGTTCGCGCGCTGCACGCAGACCTGTGGTGCCTGACGCCGTGTAGGTGACGATAGCGGACAGGTTGAGCGTTTCAGCGATCTGGCGGGCTGCCAGCGAAATGGCGTCGGCCCCTGTTGCATTCGGCTCGGGGCGCTGGGCGTGAATGATGCCGGGATAGTTGGGGTCGCGCTCAACCTCTTCGGCAATACGCGCCATGGTCGATACAGCTTCCACCGGATAATCGCCCGCTGCGGATTCTGCGGAAAGCATCACGGCGTCGGCACCTTCGAACACGGCAGTTGCCACGTCGGAAACTTCGGCGCGCGTCGGTACCGCTGCAGTAATCATCGATTCCAGCATCTGCGTGGCAACGACAACAGGCTTGCCAGCCCTGCGGCAGGCGCGAATGATCTGCTTCTG encodes:
- a CDS encoding 5-(carboxyamino)imidazole ribonucleotide synthase, with amino-acid sequence MIAAGSTIGIIGGGQLGRMLAMAAARLGYRTVILEPQMDCPAAQVANEQIVAAYDDPNALERLADLSDVITYEFENVPVDSAETLNESKPVFPPPEALKVSQDRVTEKRFLNAAGIQTAPWRIVENEGDLKAALLAFEGKGILKTRRFGYDGKGQVKFSGAKGESAKSAFAAVGGVPSILEGLVDFTREISVIAARDEAGNIRIYDIAENVHRDGILATSTVPVSVSSTIAGTAADSARKLLEALNYVGVLGMEFFVLANGTLLANEFAPRVHNSGHWTEAACAVSQFEQHIRAVAGLPLGDTRRHSDCVMENLIGDDVEKLPAILAESGAVVHLYGKAEARPGRKMGHVTRITKRL
- the ykgO gene encoding type B 50S ribosomal protein L36, which codes for MKIKNSLKALKGRHRDNQLVRRKGRIYIINKTAPRFKARQG